GTGTTGGATGGTGCATCTTCAGGCATGTTAAGGGAACACACCAGCTACTTGCGAGTGGGGGATGGAGCCCGATAAAATGGAATAGAGTGGCTCCCTGCAGAGAAGGCGTGTGGGGAGGGATAAACGCCCACAGAGCATACTGAACAGCGGAGGTCTGAGCCTCAAGTGGAAGCtgtgaaaactgcattttccacTAGACAGTGAGAAACTGTGGACGATTAGGTATAGAATACAGAAATTGGGAACGGCCCTGGAGGTCTAAGGGGTGGTAGAGTTATCATATGCAAGCTGGGCCCTCACCCTTCTAGTTTGGCTCACCGTGCAAGGATGGTGGATGTGGGAGATCTCGATCTGTGTCTTGGTCACTGTACACACTAGAGTACAACAGTacaatatttgctttattttgcttgcaacccttttttttcccccagtcctTCAACCTTTTCGTCTCTGGATCTTTGCTTTACGATTTGGCAAATGAATGTCTACCTTACTTTACTGCAAAGGCCCATGAGACAAAGTAAACCAGAGTGGAGTAAGTTGTCAGGGCCCTCAGTACATTTCCCTCCTCCTGGGGGTTTGGCTCTCCAGGATCAGGGCCAACTTAGCTGATGCAGCTGTCTGTCCTTGGGGAACCTCAGCAAGAGCCTGCCCCTCTTTGGCTGAGGAGCTGCTTTTAAGCTCAGGCTCTCACCCTTAGTCTCTGCCTAACCTAACTGGAGGTCCACCTGATGTTGTACCTCCCTGATGCTGACAATGATCCTGACTCACTGATTTCACTTTCGTGCTTAGCCTTGGACCTGCCTCACCACTTGGAGAGTGGGACTTCCTGGGTGATCACTGGACTGTTGGTGACCCTGGTTAAGGTCACCAGATCTGCTCTGCTCACCTTGCTCGAGTCCTGTGAGACGGCATCCTTGTCAGTGAAgccactgccctgcctgccttgctgcaaCTCTTGCTTCCTGGCTTCCCTTCCCTATTGGAGCAgcctgcccttgctgctcctggCACTGAACTGAGATTCAGTGTTTGGAGAGAGACAGGGGCTGCAGGTAATGCAAGTGTCGGATCAGGTAAGCAGAACCTTAACCTTGGAGACATATGTAAGGACTTGCAGGGTGCAAGCTGTTGATTTGCAGAGGTCAATATGGGAGCTTGTGTTACTGGCTTCAGGAAAGACCTGCTGCTTTGGGCACAGGCAGTCATCCTTCCTTGTGGGAGCTGTAGTTCATTCCCCAGCTTTCTCTGTTTCCCCAGAACGTCACTGATGATAGCAGTTTCCTATTGCTCTCGCGTATCTTGCTAACTTACATAAGGGTGTGAGGTGTGGGTTGAAGGTTACATATAAAAGGTTCATTGAAAAACTGATTGAGTTGCTGTTGCTCAGGAGTTAGGAAGTTGCTTGCCTAGCCTTGATTTGGACCCTTCTGAGTACAGGTCTTGAGATCCAGTAACTTACACATGGCTAcgctttctttttctccatggTCTAACCTGCTTTGATAGCAGTGGAATGAATCCAAGCTGTGTGCATGAAGATGACTCCAACCTGAAGGTTCCTTTCCCACAGAGACGTTTGGTGGATGAGACAGGAGAGCTGAGCCAAGGACAGATAGAACACGGATGCTGACCTGCAGACCGTGAGCATGTCCCTTATCATGTCACAACTGATTCCTAAGGTGGGATTCATCCAAATGCTGGTCACTGCCAgcctccttcccagcctgaaATCTATGTCCTCATCCTAGACTAGGGGCCGAACAGCCTATGCCCTACAAACACGGGCATCTCTTCCTCAGTGATCAAAGGGCCATCGGTTAGTGGGAGGTGTCTGCATCAGAGCGGCAAGAGGGATCCCTCTTGCCAGGCCTCTGTTTTATGATTCAATATTTGAGTCTGGATGATTATTTTAACATTGACTCCTCCTCTGTCTCCCTGGCTGGGGGTAGGGCAGCTCTTGCCGCAGAGGGATATTTCCTTGAGACTGCAAGGATGTGCCATGGAGAAAGGCATAAAACACACGAAAGAAAGAGGAGGCTCTGTGCAGGCCCTTGGTGCTGATGTCATAGCTGGACCCTGCGGATTCAGATTGTGCCTGTTTAGCGGAGGAAGGCTGTGTACCATGCTGTCAGCCTCGTGGACCCACTCGGCCTCATTTACATGCTCCACACAGGATCCAGGTGTGCAGCTCCATGGCTGGACTGGCACGTCCCACACAAAACACGATTCAAGGCTGCAGCAGAGTGGTGCCCAGGCCTCCTTGGGCAcagaggaggggagggtggtggtgggggaatcCATGTATTCACATAGACATCGATGACACCGGGGAGCCTGGGTAGCTACGCAGCCAGAGGTACTGCATCCCTGATCAAAGGGTGAGCACAGGCAGGAACACGCAGGCATCCCGAGAGGAGGACTACCCCTAGGCGAGAGCTGGAGGTATGGCGCGTAGCTGTGCCACTGAAAATGCAGTCGGAGTGAGTTTAGACATGACTTCAGCTCTGGCATTTCTCAGCTTCTGAGTGCTTTACGTGGCAATCCGGACGCTCTCCCGAAGCAGGGCTTTAGTTTGCTCAATGTTCAGCATATTACAGGCCCAGTGAGCATCTCCCTGTAGACAGGAGCACAACGTAAGTGCCAAGCTGCGGGGCAGAAGTACTCCGCTTCAGTGTGGGGACTCCCCACACGGGGCCAGGACACGAAGCAGGgtgacacagagcagcagagctcttGCCGCAGTTCAGGAGCATTCGGCTTGCGCTGGTCAATCTTGCTCCGTAGAGCGAGTGATGCACAGAAGGGCCCATCGGCAGCCGCTCCGGGTTACGCGTCTGGCACACGGCGAGTGCGCAGCTGGGAGCGGCGGAGCCCGGGGGCTTTGTGCAGCCGCAGCGCAGCGCGGGGAGGgcagccagccccggccccggccccggccccggccggccTTGGGACGCCCGAGCGGCGGACAGGTCCGGGCAGGCTGCAGCCGCCCGGGCGGGCGCTCCCCCGGCGCCCCGGGCTGCGGCCCCGCTCAGCCGGGGCTCCACACCGcccgcctgcccctgccccgacGGAGCCGGGCAGCCGGAGACCCCCGGGAGGCACCGGTGCCGAAGCCGCGGGGGAGCAGCAAGGGGGGGCCCGGAGAAGCCTCAATCCCTGGCTCGGTCTCCGGCCCCCCCCGTTCCCACTCTGGCCCGAGCGCGtccccgggcggccccgcggcctcccccggccccgcggagccCCCGCTCCGAGCCCGCCCGTCCCGCGGAGCCCCCGCTCCGAGCCCGCCGCCGGGGCTCCGAGGCCTGGGAGGGGGCGGGCCGGACCCTGCCCGgcggcccccccgcgcccgggaCGGAGGCGGGCGGTCTTCCGGCACAGCACGGtggccccggggcggcggggccgcgcccgAGCTGCCGGGCCCGACCGGGGCCCGGCGAACGCCGGGCCGTCGGGGCGCTGGAgcccgcccggcgccggcgccggccccgggccgctccgctccgcgccgggcggggcggggccgtcaggggggcggcccgggccggctccgggaggcggcggggccggggcgcagcggggccggcTCGCCCCGTCCGCTGtcccgggcccgggggcggcccgAGCAAGGCTGCGGCCGAGCGGCGcggccccgtcccgtccccacAAAAGCGCCCTTGTGCTGGCCCCGTAATTGCTAATCATCAATCACCATTAATAACAGCTGATGAGGCGGGAGGGGGAGGCGCCTTCCCAGGGGCCGGCCgcgccggggggagcggggagcctTGCCCCGCCGGAGCGGGCGCTGAAGGAGGAACTCGACCGTGATGTGCGGAAGATGGATGAGAGCAGAGGGCGAcacccccgcccgcctcccctccctcccctcccctccgcggcccggcccggcccccccgcggcggggcgggcgggcgggcggctccgAGCGCGCCTCCACTCCGCCGCGCCGAGCCAgcgagcgggcgggcgggcggcagctCTCGCCGGGCGCCGGAGCCCacgggaggcggcgggcgcgggccggggccgcggcagcggcggggcccggcggcggcggcggcggcggcgcggcgagTTGGCGGCGGCCCGAGCTCGCCGGAAAGTTGGTGCCGGCTGAGCCGGCGGCGCCCGCTCGCCATGCAGAGACCCAGCGGCCAGGGGACCGCCTTCTCCATCGACTCGCTCATCGGgacgccgccgccgcgctccgggCACCTGCTCTACACCGGGTACCCCATGTTCATGCCGTACCGGCCGCTGGTGCTGCCGCAGGCGCTGTCCCACGCGCCCCTGCAGTCGGGGCTGCCGCCGCTGGCACCGCTGGCCTCCTTCGCCGGCCGCCTCACCAACACCTTCTGCGCCAGCCTGGGCCAGGCGGTGCCCTCCATGGTGGCGCTGACCACGGCCCTGCCCAGCTTCTCCGAGCCGCCCGACGGCTTCTACCCGCCGCAGGAGCTGCCCCCGCCGCGCACCAACGCCGAGgccggctgccggcggggcgccGAGGGCCTGGAGGCGGAGGAGCTGCCCCCGGGGCGCGACAAGGGGCCGCCCGAGCCGCCGCTGCACTTCCCGGACCCCTTCCCCGGCCTGGCAGGTAAGAGCGGCGCGggccagccccgcccggccgaGAGCACCTGGTCCGCGgccagcgccggccccgccTCGCCCGGGACTCCCGCAGCCCCGaggggccccgcggcgggcagcgccgcccgcccggcccctctCCGGGCTCTCCCCgcctccccagcgccggctgcgggcgggcgggcggcacCGCGGGCCCCTGGGCTCGCCAGGACGGGAGCCGCCGAGCCGGGGaccggggcgcggcgggcgggacggcggggccgccgtgggccgcggcggcgggaccTGCCCGCGGCTGCGCGCCCGCCCTGTCCCGTCGGGCCGAGCCGGGAGGACCGGGCCGGTTCGCCTCCGTTCCGGACCGGCTCCGCAGCGCCCGCAACTTTCGCGGGTGGGAGACAAACTCCGCTCGCCGCgcccgggccgcggggcgggggaaCGGGCAGAGCCCGCCGGTcggggcggccgccccggcggggcaCGGAAAGTCcggcgggagcggagcggcgaGGGGCCCCGGACCGAGGCCGGCCCGGCGGCGCGGAGCTCTCCGAGGTCCTGGCacccggcccggggcgggcgcggcggagGACAGCGGGGCGCCGCGCCGTCCCGGGCCGCCGGACTGCGCGCAGCCCTCCCCGCccgtcccggtgccggtgccggtgccggccgGTGCAGCtgcggcgcggggctgcgctTTGTCCCCGGCACGGTGCCGCGTCCCGGGCgaccgcggggctgggggatcCCTCGCTCGCCCGCAgcctgccccgggccgggctcCGCCGCCCTCCCGGCGTCGTCGTGCTGCGGCTACCGGCGCTCCCGACCCCTCCCGAGCCCGGCGGCCGCCCGGAGCCCCGCTCCCCTTCCTCTCGgtccgccgccccgcgccgcagCGCCCGCGGCCTCGGCACCGGCTTTGCCCGACGgcgcgggcaggcggcggcTCCGTGCCCAGGACCCCGCTCGCTGCCgtggcggggccgcggggccctCGCCTTTGTGAGCCGCGGCCGCTCCCCCGAGCGTGCAGGCGTCGGCCTCGGTGACTTGTTGCTCTGTGTTTCTCAGCCAGCTCCGCTCGTGCTCTCTTCCacctcagctcctgcagcacagggctTGAGCTGTCCCTTCTGCAGCGAGACTGAGACAAGCCAGCTGCTGGCTTTCCCTGACATGGCCTGTCCCAAGAGCTGTCTCCCCTGGTCTCCCGTGAGACCCACCTTTGTCTCACAGGTTTCCTGGCGTGGGTGCGTGCTGAaagtctctgctgctccttgcagTGCTTGGCTGTTCTCCATCCTCCCTTTAGCCTCTCCCGAGTACGCCCGGGTCTTTTCCTTGCCCTGCCTTGTTCTTCTCTCAGAAGACTGGTTCCGTCACTCAGGTGCTCCTTGAACTTCATCCCTCAGCAGGACAACCCGGGCATTTTGCCTCCCCACTGCCTTTGTGGGTTACTGGGGTTTTGGtgctcctctgctgctcccaggccTCTGTGCTGAGTCAAAAGCCCAGCGCAATCTCACTTGCATTGTGAAATCTCCTCAGGGACAGAACTGCCCTGGCCAAAGCTAGCTGTCTGTATGACCACGACTTCCCGGTCTATGGGGAAATGAACTGCATTGTGCTTGATCTCCCTCTGTGGCTCCTCCATAGCTAAGCCCAACATGTTCTCTCCCGAGGGACTCAGATGAACTGTCCCAGACAGCGGCCATTTCTGATATCGAGAAATCGTATCTCTAAGACTTGCCCTGTTGTGACTGGCTCATATGATGGAGGGAAATAGGTCTTGCTACCTCTGTTCATTCACTGCTGCCTATTAGCTGTCTCTTAGCACTGTGCTTGCTCTGGAGCCATGAAGGATGCTTGTCCTTCTGCACAAGCTTGTGCCCATGTGGACCTGACTCTGtgggctgctctgcccaggTCCAAGAGGTTTTGTCAGGCCAAATGTGTCCACCTTCTCCTTTACTTAATGTTTCTCCTGACTGTACCAGACAAGGCCCTTGGAGATGGACAATAGGGTTTGTTTTACCAACCATGTCAGGTGAAAGCCAGGATCGTTGCTGTGGGCTTTTTCCACAATTAGGGAAGAGAAAGATGATTTGTGTCAACAGGAGGCATCAAAAACTACCTATAATGCAGTTTGCACTAGCATCCTACCTGTGGCCCTGGCCAAAAGCAATTGCCCAGGGAAGAGTAATAGAGCACAATCTGTGcaattatttctaaaatgacACTTCCTTAGCATCCAACCACCTGCACTTCAGGGGCTTCCTGAGCCAGGTGTTGTTTCTGTATATTTAGTAACCTTTGACCAATTCCTCTTCTGTGACCTTATCTAGTCTCTGGAGTCCAccagaaaggagagagaaacttGGCATCCGCCATATCCTGGGGCAAGGTGTTCCACAGTTCTCTTATCTTCTTCTTATAGAAGAACCACATGAAGAAGAAATGCctccttttgtctgttttgctgACATCAAGCGAATTATACCCTGAAGTGACTATTTCTGTCCCTGGGCTCCATTGGTGTGTCCGTCGTGCAGGTGTCTACAGAGACAAGATCTGTTGCTGCTGGATCAGCCAAGGAGTCAATGCTCTATTTTAGGGCCTCTCTCTCTATCTACTATGTTTCAAACTTGCTTCCAGCTGTTGTCACACTTCTTGAGAGGGGAGAGGCATTTAGGGAAACTGGTggtaagaagcagcaaaacttgGCGTTTGGTTTGTTACTACAGCCGCAACAAAGAGTATGACGCCCAGCATAAAGGTACTCAACACTCCCAGCTCTCCACACCTCTCCTGAGATGAGAGCGTGTTTGTTCTTGAGCTGTAGAGGTCTCCACCGAGATCCAGGCAGTGGTCCGAGACCCTCTCTTGCGTTGATGTAGTAACTGGACGTTCAGTCAGGGACAGGGTGAAGTTTCGTGTTGTTCCCTATGAACGTAACAAAGAGCTCTTGTGTGCTCACCAACACAGGGCTCTTCTGGCTGTCACAACACCCGTTCTTGATCCGGATTCCCCTGATCCAGCTTGAAGAACTTTGTCACCCGTGACACCCAACTCTCCTCACCA
This sequence is a window from Pelecanus crispus isolate bPelCri1 chromosome 2, bPelCri1.pri, whole genome shotgun sequence. Protein-coding genes within it:
- the GBX1 gene encoding LOW QUALITY PROTEIN: homeobox protein GBX-1 (The sequence of the model RefSeq protein was modified relative to this genomic sequence to represent the inferred CDS: inserted 2 bases in 1 codon; deleted 1 base in 1 codon) → MDESRGRHPRPPPLPXPSPPRPGPAPPRRAGGRAAPSAPPLRRAEPASGRAGGSSRRAPEPTGGGGRGPGPRQRRGPAAAAAAARRVGGGPSSPESWCRLSRRRPLAMQRPSGQGTAFSIDSLIGTPPPRSGHLLYTGYPMFMPYRPLVLPQALSHAPLQSGLPPLAPLASFAGRLTNTFCASLGQAVPSMVALTTALPSFSEPPDGFYPPQELPPPRTNAEAGCRRGAEGLEAEELPPGRDKGPPEPPLHFPDPFPGLADGKAYSSDEEKLEVKSAATPCSEREEESSAGDSEEEPFLDGAAAAALGTKGKGKGGPAAEQAPPGSGAGKSRRRRTAFTSEQLLELEKEFHCKKYLSLTERSQIAHALKLSEVQVKIWFQNRRAKWKRIKAGNVSNRSGEPVRNPKIVVPIPVHVNRFAVRSQHQQIEQGARP